In Mycoplasmopsis maculosa, one genomic interval encodes:
- a CDS encoding bifunctional 5,10-methylenetetrahydrofolate dehydrogenase/5,10-methenyltetrahydrofolate cyclohydrolase produces the protein MILDGKKIAEIRTKELIEEFQFIAKTINRKPVLAIVQVGDLNASNLYIKHKINKANELGVQVDLYKFKEDITQNMLLKKLDEINEKADGIIVQLPLPEKISSQLILNGIRLIKDVDGLCTKSTFNFYNENNELTYTPATAAAIMDIIEYYKIDIKDKKVAVIGRSYLVGKPTAFLLKKLGGNVSTYNRKTGIKGVESADILVSAAGQANLVKKENIKQGAVVIDAGTNWIIDEKTNKKIMVGDVNLEGDFDYVSSYTPVPGGVGPLTVVWLFKNLAKAIRTEYEF, from the coding sequence ATGATCTTAGATGGGAAAAAAATAGCTGAAATAAGAACTAAAGAACTAATTGAAGAGTTTCAATTTATTGCAAAAACAATTAATAGAAAGCCAGTTTTAGCAATCGTTCAAGTAGGAGATTTAAATGCTTCTAATCTTTATATTAAACACAAAATAAACAAAGCTAATGAATTAGGAGTTCAAGTAGATTTATATAAATTTAAAGAAGATATAACTCAAAATATGCTACTAAAAAAATTAGATGAAATTAATGAAAAAGCTGATGGAATAATTGTTCAGTTGCCTTTACCTGAAAAAATAAGTTCACAATTAATATTAAACGGAATTAGATTAATAAAAGATGTTGATGGATTGTGTACAAAAAGTACATTTAACTTTTATAACGAAAATAATGAATTAACTTATACTCCTGCTACAGCTGCTGCGATTATGGATATTATAGAATACTATAAAATAGATATTAAAGATAAAAAAGTAGCTGTTATTGGAAGGTCTTATCTAGTTGGTAAACCAACAGCATTTTTATTAAAGAAACTAGGTGGAAACGTATCAACATATAATAGAAAAACAGGTATTAAAGGTGTTGAATCAGCAGATATTTTAGTATCAGCAGCCGGACAAGCGAATTTAGTAAAAAAAGAAAATATCAAGCAAGGTGCAGTAGTAATAGATGCTGGCACTAATTGAATTATTGATGAAAAAACTAATAAAAAAATAATGGTCGGTGATGTTAATTTAGAAGGCGACTTTGATTATGTCAGTTCATATACACCTGTACCTGGTGGTGTTGGACCATTAACAGTAGTTTGATTGTTTAAAAATTTAGCAAAAGCAATTAGAACTGAATATGAATTTTAA
- a CDS encoding acetate/propionate family kinase, giving the protein MNKKVLVINAGSSSIKLQLLDKESLNVIVSGIAERITLPTDGLVTLKYNGESFQKKDILINHKKAVEVILELLTEMKVIQDSTEIELIGFRVVHGGSYFTKSVKLGESEINLIEKAAIYAPLHNPGAIEAIRAFKNVMPHAKMSADFDTAFHTTISEINSTYPIPYELSKELNIKKYGAHGISHEYIGIKVREILGKDSINIVNLHIGNGASLCAIKNNKSIDTSMGLTPLAGIMMGTRSGDIDPSIHEFVMNQKGYSIKEFTNILNKQSGMQGVSGVSSDFRDIMAEIEKGNERAKFAFDLYCQKIIDYTAIYANKVGKLDAIVFTAGVGENTPELREHVIENLKFANIKIDKELNKQRFGDYVEISTPDSEVKVFAIRTNEELLIAKHAIELYK; this is encoded by the coding sequence ATGAACAAAAAAGTATTAGTTATAAATGCAGGAAGTAGTTCAATTAAATTGCAATTATTAGATAAAGAATCTTTAAATGTAATTGTTAGTGGAATAGCTGAAAGAATTACTTTACCAACAGATGGTTTAGTCACATTAAAATATAATGGTGAATCATTTCAAAAGAAAGATATTTTAATAAATCACAAAAAAGCAGTCGAAGTTATTTTAGAATTATTGACTGAAATGAAAGTTATTCAAGACTCTACAGAAATAGAATTAATTGGTTTTAGAGTAGTTCACGGTGGTTCTTATTTTACTAAATCAGTAAAATTGGGTGAAAGTGAAATTAACTTAATAGAAAAAGCTGCTATTTATGCACCATTACACAATCCAGGTGCAATAGAAGCTATAAGAGCCTTTAAAAATGTTATGCCTCATGCTAAAATGTCAGCTGATTTTGATACAGCATTCCACACAACAATTTCTGAAATAAATTCCACCTATCCAATACCATATGAATTATCAAAAGAATTGAATATAAAAAAATATGGTGCTCACGGAATAAGTCATGAATATATTGGGATAAAAGTAAGAGAAATATTAGGCAAAGATTCTATAAATATAGTTAATTTACATATAGGTAACGGAGCTTCATTATGTGCTATTAAAAATAATAAAAGTATTGATACTTCAATGGGATTAACGCCTTTAGCAGGAATAATGATGGGAACAAGAAGTGGAGACATAGATCCTTCTATTCATGAATTTGTAATGAATCAAAAAGGTTATTCTATAAAAGAATTTACGAATATTTTAAATAAACAATCAGGTATGCAAGGTGTATCTGGCGTATCTAGTGATTTTAGAGATATAATGGCTGAAATTGAAAAAGGAAATGAAAGAGCAAAATTTGCTTTTGATTTATATTGCCAAAAAATAATTGATTATACAGCTATTTATGCAAATAAAGTAGGAAAATTAGATGCTATCGTTTTCACAGCTGGAGTTGGTGAAAACACCCCGGAATTAAGAGAACATGTAATTGAAAATTTAAAATTTGCAAATATTAAAATTGATAAAGAATTAAATAAACAACGTTTTGGTGACTATGTAGAAATTTCAACACCAGATAGCGAAGTAAAAGTTTTTGCAATCAGAACAAATGAAGAACTTTTAATTGCAAAACATGCAATAGAACTTTATAAATAA
- a CDS encoding valine--tRNA ligase has translation MSLIDKLYNPKNFESRINKKWKDKKFFSTHDELKRPFTVILPPPNVTGSLHLGHALNEYIQDTVIRYKKLEGYDVMWVPGMDHAGIATQSKVENIIYQNEGLTRHDLGREKFLEKVWEWKEIYANKFREQWDALGLAFDYEKERFTLDKDNNDAVNKAFIELYNKGLIYKDIKAINWDPKLQTALSNIEVINEPTEQIMYYIKYPLVGSNENLVIATVRTETLLSDVAVVFNPNDDRYKHLHGKFVKHPLTNKIIPLIADEYVDINFASGLMKLSAHAEVDIDLIKKHNLEVIESIDKTGKIHFETSIFNGLDRFEARKEIAKYLKENNFLEKEEKVTSNVGYSERSKAPVEILVMPQWFVKMEKFSKDILNHLKTKDAVKFFPERFINVLENWMNNAYDWTISRQLWWGHRIPAWYKEDEIKVQIESPGEGWVQDSDVLDTWFSSGLAPFSFLGWPNDDKLLKRYYPTSLLVTAYDIIFFWVARMYLFGLEFTNEKPFEEIIIHGLIRDEQNRKMSKSLNNGIEPLKVIDEFGSDALRYFIITNTTPGFDIRFSNEKIKSAWALCNKIWNIARYIQMLEDDDSKGTTEVDRWINNRLFDFKQKIDKLMQKYEFTNIGTEINNFVYNEFSSWYIELLRIKPNKKAALNNLKNMLIILHPFLPFLTDYLFEIIFNDELLEHENPKINLSRCTRINTVDNVIKVINILRKYREDKKISKKEIIYFDTNVSKSDFFVESVNKLANANIKENDDTLFIDGKIQVRIKESDEVKNNYLEDLKLKIEKVKFEIQRAENMLNNENFIKKAPEAKINLEKEKLEKYRKELKEYNDEVSKWS, from the coding sequence ATGAGTTTAATTGATAAATTATATAATCCTAAAAATTTTGAAAGCAGAATAAACAAAAAATGAAAAGATAAGAAATTTTTTAGTACTCACGATGAATTAAAAAGACCTTTTACTGTTATTTTGCCTCCGCCTAATGTAACAGGCTCTCTACATTTAGGACATGCATTAAATGAATATATTCAAGATACAGTTATAAGATACAAAAAACTAGAAGGTTATGATGTAATGTGAGTTCCTGGTATGGATCACGCAGGTATTGCTACTCAAAGTAAAGTTGAAAATATAATTTATCAAAATGAAGGTTTAACTAGACATGATTTAGGTAGAGAAAAGTTTCTTGAAAAAGTTTGAGAATGAAAAGAAATCTATGCAAATAAATTTAGAGAACAATGAGATGCATTAGGATTGGCTTTTGATTATGAAAAAGAAAGATTTACTCTTGATAAAGACAATAATGATGCTGTAAATAAAGCTTTTATAGAACTTTACAACAAGGGATTGATTTACAAAGATATTAAAGCTATAAATTGAGATCCAAAACTTCAAACAGCTTTATCAAATATTGAAGTTATAAATGAACCAACTGAACAAATTATGTATTATATAAAGTATCCTTTAGTAGGTTCTAATGAAAATTTAGTTATAGCTACAGTTAGAACAGAAACTTTATTAAGTGATGTTGCAGTTGTATTTAATCCAAATGATGATAGATATAAGCATTTACATGGTAAATTTGTAAAACATCCTTTAACAAATAAAATAATTCCTTTAATTGCAGATGAATATGTTGATATTAATTTTGCATCAGGTTTAATGAAACTTTCTGCTCATGCAGAGGTTGACATTGATTTGATTAAAAAACATAATTTAGAAGTTATTGAGTCAATAGATAAAACAGGGAAAATACATTTTGAAACTTCTATTTTCAATGGTTTAGACAGATTTGAAGCCAGAAAAGAAATTGCTAAATATTTAAAAGAAAACAATTTTTTAGAAAAAGAAGAAAAGGTTACATCTAATGTAGGTTATTCAGAACGTTCAAAAGCGCCTGTTGAAATATTAGTTATGCCTCAATGATTTGTTAAAATGGAAAAATTTTCAAAAGATATATTGAATCATTTAAAAACCAAAGATGCGGTTAAATTTTTCCCTGAAAGATTTATTAATGTTTTAGAAAATTGAATGAATAACGCATATGATTGAACAATAAGTAGACAACTATGATGAGGTCATAGGATTCCAGCATGATATAAAGAAGATGAAATAAAAGTTCAAATAGAGTCGCCAGGAGAAGGCTGAGTTCAAGATAGTGATGTTTTAGATACTTGATTTAGTAGTGGTTTAGCTCCGTTTAGTTTTTTAGGATGACCTAATGATGATAAATTATTAAAAAGATATTATCCAACTAGTTTACTTGTAACAGCTTATGATATTATTTTCTTTTGAGTAGCTCGTATGTATTTATTCGGTTTAGAATTTACAAATGAAAAACCTTTTGAAGAAATAATAATTCATGGTTTAATTAGAGACGAACAAAACAGAAAAATGTCAAAATCATTAAATAACGGTATTGAACCTTTAAAGGTTATTGATGAATTCGGTTCAGACGCATTAAGATATTTTATTATAACTAATACTACTCCAGGGTTTGATATTAGATTTAGTAATGAAAAAATAAAGTCAGCTTGAGCTTTATGTAATAAAATTTGAAATATAGCTAGATATATTCAAATGCTCGAAGATGATGATTCAAAAGGCACTACAGAAGTGGATCGTTGGATAAATAATAGATTATTTGACTTTAAACAAAAAATAGATAAATTAATGCAAAAATATGAATTTACTAATATAGGTACAGAAATTAATAACTTTGTATATAATGAATTTTCTTCATGATATATAGAATTATTAAGAATAAAGCCAAATAAAAAAGCAGCACTTAATAATTTAAAAAATATGCTTATTATATTACATCCATTTTTACCATTTTTAACAGATTACTTATTTGAAATTATTTTTAATGATGAATTGTTAGAACATGAAAACCCAAAAATTAATTTATCAAGATGTACAAGAATAAATACAGTTGATAATGTTATTAAAGTTATTAATATTTTAAGAAAGTATCGTGAAGATAAAAAAATAAGCAAAAAAGAAATAATTTATTTTGATACAAATGTAAGTAAATCTGACTTTTTTGTTGAATCTGTTAACAAATTAGCAAATGCAAATATAAAAGAAAATGATGATACTCTTTTTATTGACGGAAAAATTCAAGTTAGAATAAAGGAGTCAGATGAAGTAAAAAATAATTATTTAGAAGATTTAAAATTAAAAATAGAAAAAGTTAAATTTGAAATTCAAAGAGCTGAAAATATGCTTAACAATGAAAACTTTATTAAAAAAGCTCCAGAAGCTAAAATAAATCTTGAGAAAGAAAAACTTGAAAAATATCGTAAAGAATTAAAAGAATATAATGATGAGGTTTCAAAATGATCTTAG
- a CDS encoding MAG1430 family protein gives MKFNKKIFLISSSLVVSSAMVAGIGTYVLVASNKNNEDVNLIKSLKFEVNPEANEEFSENEKKSDYNNGIITTTKPKKFDISNHFASEYTYSSFYVSSSDNEPTLVSDNSFWNNIKNKYSYNANKYFTLLNIDKDLSLVDFENKYNFYYHSYANDFEGKLYLRVYLEDKEDKLVKEGKTLTERKVNWKFVDFIMEGFKKYSGENDELLQKTDDYNNNQHQFSISTYTRNQFLKGDLNIDGGWNSISDLLDLNNNKNELLPTRKLDSNDAIKKAYLSISRILSFYKSNNIFGKTKSKYIIDDSKPIYFEQDSSNSNLLTMNYYIKKFVPNAKYSDSEELTTSKEIKINQMQKLTFNTLYFELKKFAEKIKISVNSNTPINETIPSINSPLFISSQANTTGYTNTKNGYYKEFNLFLDSTEEEINNFNNLYELKYYKRSSIDIFSELDFSKSTSNTFDKTPLLEIKQNEGKAKYAYSINKKGSNVNFLGVFEVSGFKEKQ, from the coding sequence ATGAAATTTAATAAGAAAATATTTTTAATATCTTCATCATTAGTTGTCTCATCTGCTATGGTAGCTGGTATTGGAACATATGTTTTAGTTGCTTCAAATAAAAATAATGAAGATGTTAATTTGATAAAAAGCTTAAAATTTGAAGTTAATCCTGAAGCAAATGAAGAATTTTCAGAAAATGAAAAAAAATCTGATTACAATAATGGAATTATAACTACAACTAAACCTAAAAAATTTGATATATCAAATCATTTTGCTAGTGAATATACATATTCTAGTTTTTATGTTTCTTCATCTGATAATGAACCTACATTAGTATCTGATAACTCATTTTGAAATAATATTAAAAATAAATATTCTTATAATGCTAATAAATATTTTACTTTGTTAAATATAGATAAAGATTTAAGTTTAGTTGATTTTGAAAATAAATATAACTTTTATTATCATTCATATGCAAATGATTTTGAAGGAAAACTTTACTTAAGAGTTTATTTAGAAGATAAAGAAGACAAACTTGTAAAAGAAGGAAAAACATTAACTGAAAGAAAAGTAAATTGAAAATTTGTTGACTTTATAATGGAAGGTTTTAAAAAATATTCTGGTGAAAATGATGAATTATTGCAAAAAACAGATGATTATAACAATAACCAACATCAATTTTCTATTTCTACATATACAAGAAATCAATTTTTAAAAGGTGATTTAAACATTGATGGTGGATGAAATTCTATTTCTGATTTGCTTGATTTAAACAACAATAAAAATGAATTATTACCAACAAGAAAATTGGATAGCAATGATGCTATAAAAAAAGCTTATTTATCAATTTCAAGAATATTAAGTTTTTATAAATCAAACAACATTTTTGGTAAAACAAAATCTAAATATATAATTGATGATTCAAAACCTATTTATTTTGAACAAGATTCTAGTAATTCAAATTTATTAACAATGAATTATTATATTAAAAAATTTGTTCCTAACGCAAAATATAGTGATTCAGAAGAATTAACAACTTCTAAAGAAATAAAAATAAATCAAATGCAAAAATTAACATTTAATACTTTATATTTTGAATTAAAAAAATTTGCTGAGAAAATCAAAATATCTGTTAATTCTAATACGCCTATAAATGAGACAATTCCGTCAATTAATTCGCCTTTATTCATTTCTTCTCAAGCAAATACAACAGGCTATACAAATACTAAAAATGGATATTATAAAGAATTTAATTTATTTTTAGATTCAACTGAAGAAGAAATTAACAATTTCAATAATTTATACGAACTTAAATATTATAAAAGATCTTCAATAGATATTTTTAGTGAGCTAGATTTTAGCAAATCTACATCAAATACTTTTGATAAAACACCTTTATTAGAAATTAAACAAAATGAAGGTAAAGCTAAATATGCATATTCTATTAATAAAAAAGGTTCAAACGTTAATTTTTTAGGTGTTTTTGAAGTAAGCGGATTCAAAGAAAAACAATAA
- the yihA gene encoding ribosome biogenesis GTP-binding protein YihA/YsxC, whose translation MWKFVKSALERDTWLDTKGAKQVCFWGRSNVGKSSLLNAIVNQKISYVSKQPGRTQLINYFEDDGVFIIDFPGYGYAQMSKSKSEQMNRCIKEFIVADKSPKNIFLLIDSRTGLTQNDYKTIEFLKKVNWNFDIVYTKMDKLNQKEKSLLIKKHNDYISKKLFKDSTSSFLVSSEKNIGLDELIEYMQDYLYS comes from the coding sequence ATGTGGAAATTTGTTAAAAGTGCTTTAGAAAGAGATACTTGATTAGATACAAAAGGAGCAAAACAAGTTTGTTTTTGAGGAAGATCAAATGTCGGCAAAAGTAGTTTGTTAAATGCAATTGTTAATCAAAAAATATCATATGTTTCTAAACAACCTGGTAGAACTCAATTAATTAATTATTTTGAGGATGATGGAGTATTCATAATAGATTTTCCAGGTTATGGTTATGCTCAAATGTCAAAATCTAAATCAGAACAAATGAATCGTTGCATCAAAGAATTTATTGTTGCTGATAAATCACCAAAAAATATTTTTCTGTTGATAGATTCTAGAACAGGTTTAACCCAAAATGACTATAAAACAATTGAATTTTTAAAAAAAGTAAATTGAAATTTTGATATAGTTTATACAAAAATGGATAAATTAAATCAAAAAGAAAAATCATTATTAATTAAAAAACATAATGACTATATTTCTAAAAAATTATTTAAAGATTCAACAAGTTCATTTTTAGTTTCAAGTGAAAAAAATATTGGTTTAGATGAATTAATTGAATATATGCAAGATTATTTATATAGCTAA
- a CDS encoding phosphate acetyltransferase, whose product MNFKTLLNNEVSKLTRRRILIIDGDDKRAIDAAKELEKYSNLEIILLTEKNENINTKAQVLNMFANEEKIEELANKYFELRKGKEDIETSRKVLRTRPFYAMMLLANNEIDGVVGGLNYSTADILRAAFKAIGPKKGIKTISSVMIMHKEEMTYFFTDISVNPKPELENLVDIAKNASDFAKSFNVNPKVAFLSFSTSGSAKTDETIKVSEAAKLFNESNEGIKAIGEVQFDTAISENVRKAKYSGESFGGEANIFVFPDLNAGNIGYKIAQRLGNFGAIGPIITGVNKPVNDLSRGSTVEDVVNTVLITSLQSKK is encoded by the coding sequence ATGAATTTTAAAACTTTATTAAACAATGAAGTAAGTAAGCTAACAAGAAGAAGAATATTAATTATTGATGGTGACGATAAAAGAGCGATCGATGCAGCAAAAGAATTAGAAAAATATTCTAATCTAGAAATAATATTGCTTACAGAAAAAAATGAAAACATTAATACAAAAGCTCAAGTTTTAAATATGTTTGCTAATGAAGAAAAAATAGAAGAATTAGCAAATAAATATTTTGAATTAAGAAAAGGCAAAGAAGATATAGAAACTTCTAGAAAAGTTTTAAGAACTAGACCTTTCTACGCTATGATGTTATTAGCGAATAATGAAATTGATGGAGTAGTTGGTGGATTGAATTATTCAACAGCTGATATATTAAGAGCTGCTTTTAAAGCCATCGGCCCTAAAAAAGGAATAAAAACAATTAGTTCAGTTATGATTATGCATAAAGAAGAAATGACATATTTCTTTACTGATATATCAGTTAATCCAAAACCAGAACTAGAAAATTTAGTTGATATTGCAAAAAATGCTTCTGATTTTGCAAAATCATTTAATGTTAATCCAAAAGTTGCTTTTTTAAGTTTTTCAACAAGTGGTTCTGCTAAAACTGATGAAACTATTAAAGTCTCTGAAGCTGCAAAATTATTTAATGAAAGCAATGAAGGAATAAAAGCTATTGGTGAAGTGCAATTTGATACTGCTATTAGTGAAAATGTTAGAAAAGCAAAATATAGTGGTGAAAGTTTTGGAGGTGAAGCAAATATTTTTGTTTTTCCAGATTTAAATGCAGGTAACATTGGTTATAAAATTGCACAAAGATTAGGGAATTTTGGTGCAATCGGCCCAATTATTACTGGAGTTAATAAACCTGTTAATGACTTATCAAGAGGAAGCACAGTTGAAGATGTTGTAAATACTGTTTTAATAACATCACTTCAATCAAAAAAATAA
- a CDS encoding MAG1360 family OppF-related protein, whose product MLKKNIVLSIENSYSKAFSNEPDLKIKSLKVFKNEKILLLVNDNNKEIFNGGFLNAIHKNANLSVSSFYDLEDNFKFLKGKKTLQNISYLNLSSFDDSDRLPLIEQINNIRKNYEIDDSQILKYFKIVANNTYIIKSKIYSLLISNSKKFLNTIQKVSADVKKMFFEINQSLKNSHFYNVLDISKKMREELQIMNSYFIKLVFELFKEFKSNFNILASLHDKNIGVQGQSNLIHLEQQYNFIKKIKDTSMMNIKKELIIRDAKKNINVLNNMLYELKNNTKQYLKSMIFSFKNNSKINFDLANRYQKNTENKNYLVKRSLVEKYIYKTLKSNFKWMQYLKYEELKSLKKNLIFEMKLFINNNLFSSNYSKNKFSIYRISQEIKNNFNLNLESYISSSKKNVDLFKENILENKTKIEKAKSNIYKVKDSVSFSLMFKNLLTKIERSKGISQFRINQIKNNYIDEVLKEKNKLKDYDLIIKKYKWIIKQVKMFLFGENYYKNGINKKTYIHDFYLKEANNEFLLMKDILASFIFLIKDFDALRQIVINKKHIEKNDIKKYLLILRFIDIFEESLIPTENLLKPFTEIDFINRNKLNLIKTLVKKPLLIVIEDDIRNNDLVDKHEFIKILNNLNKFNNSAFVFITNKKDILEKDKFDYVYIFNNNKESESGTYENIYKNIINKSYSEKFDIDNEENYPLYDEFKIHNDHYIISSFKYYKKVLNEAENIQKLQDDTEALQNELKTKIENVASPLLGLEEEIININNNDSIYSSNRLNEEYVEYFNENKININEEEIQTKEEAY is encoded by the coding sequence ATGTTAAAGAAAAATATTGTTTTGTCAATTGAAAATTCTTATTCGAAAGCTTTTTCAAATGAACCTGATCTTAAAATTAAAAGTTTAAAAGTTTTTAAAAATGAAAAAATACTATTATTAGTAAATGATAATAATAAAGAAATATTTAATGGTGGATTTTTAAATGCAATTCATAAAAATGCCAATCTTTCAGTTTCTAGTTTTTACGATTTAGAAGATAATTTTAAATTTTTAAAAGGAAAAAAAACACTACAAAATATAAGTTATTTAAATTTATCTAGTTTTGACGATAGTGATAGATTACCGTTAATTGAACAAATAAATAATATAAGAAAAAATTATGAAATTGATGATAGCCAGATTTTAAAATACTTTAAAATCGTTGCAAATAATACCTACATAATAAAAAGTAAAATATATTCACTTTTAATATCTAATTCTAAAAAATTTTTAAATACAATACAAAAAGTTTCAGCTGATGTTAAAAAAATGTTTTTTGAAATAAACCAATCTCTAAAAAATAGCCATTTTTATAACGTTTTAGATATTTCTAAAAAGATGCGCGAAGAACTGCAAATAATGAATTCTTATTTTATAAAACTTGTTTTTGAATTATTTAAGGAATTTAAAAGTAATTTTAATATTTTAGCAAGTTTACATGATAAAAATATTGGTGTACAAGGGCAGTCTAATTTAATTCATTTAGAACAACAATATAATTTTATTAAAAAAATAAAAGATACATCTATGATGAATATAAAAAAAGAATTAATTATAAGAGATGCAAAAAAGAATATAAATGTTTTAAATAATATGCTTTATGAATTAAAAAATAATACAAAGCAATATTTAAAATCAATGATTTTTAGTTTTAAAAATAATTCTAAAATAAATTTTGATTTAGCAAATAGATATCAAAAAAATACTGAAAATAAAAATTATTTAGTTAAAAGATCACTAGTTGAAAAATATATTTATAAAACATTAAAATCCAATTTTAAGTGAATGCAATATTTAAAATATGAAGAATTAAAAAGTTTAAAAAAGAATTTAATTTTTGAAATGAAATTATTTATTAATAATAATTTATTTTCAAGTAACTATTCTAAGAACAAATTCTCAATTTATAGAATTTCACAGGAAATAAAAAATAATTTTAATTTAAATTTAGAAAGTTATATTTCTTCAAGCAAAAAAAATGTTGATTTATTTAAAGAAAATATTTTAGAAAATAAAACAAAAATTGAAAAAGCGAAATCTAATATTTATAAGGTAAAAGATAGTGTTTCATTTTCATTAATGTTTAAAAATCTTTTGACAAAAATTGAGAGAAGCAAAGGTATAAGCCAATTTCGTATAAATCAAATTAAAAATAATTATATTGATGAAGTTTTAAAAGAAAAAAATAAATTAAAAGATTATGATTTAATAATAAAAAAATACAAATGAATAATTAAACAAGTAAAAATGTTTTTATTTGGTGAAAATTACTATAAAAATGGGATTAATAAAAAAACATATATACACGATTTTTATTTAAAAGAGGCAAATAATGAGTTTCTTTTAATGAAAGATATACTAGCATCTTTTATTTTTTTAATAAAAGATTTCGATGCTTTAAGACAAATTGTTATCAATAAAAAACACATAGAAAAAAATGATATAAAAAAATATTTATTAATATTAAGATTTATAGATATTTTTGAAGAATCATTAATTCCTACAGAGAATTTATTAAAACCTTTTACTGAAATTGATTTTATTAATAGAAATAAATTAAATTTAATAAAAACTCTTGTTAAAAAGCCATTGTTAATAGTTATTGAGGATGATATTAGAAATAATGATTTAGTTGATAAACATGAGTTTATTAAAATTTTAAATAATCTAAATAAGTTTAATAATAGTGCGTTTGTTTTTATAACAAATAAAAAAGATATTTTAGAAAAAGATAAGTTTGATTATGTATATATTTTTAATAATAATAAAGAATCAGAATCTGGAACATATGAAAATATATATAAAAATATTATAAATAAGTCATATTCAGAAAAATTTGATATTGATAATGAAGAAAATTATCCTTTATATGACGAATTTAAAATTCATAATGATCATTACATAATTTCATCATTTAAGTACTATAAAAAAGTATTAAATGAAGCAGAAAATATTCAAAAATTACAGGATGATACTGAAGCCTTACAAAACGAATTAAAAACTAAAATAGAAAATGTTGCTTCTCCTCTTTTAGGTTTAGAAGAAGAAATAATTAACATAAATAATAATGATTCAATATATTCGTCAAATAGGTTAAATGAAGAATATGTTGAATACTTTAATGAAAATAAAATTAACATAAATGAAGAAGAAATTCAAACAAAAGAAGAAGCATATTAG
- the coaD gene encoding pantetheine-phosphate adenylyltransferase codes for MKSAIYPGSFDPLHKGHIAIIEKALKLFDKIYVIVSVNPDKDNIDNIHYRFLNVKNELKNFSNVEVILNKDDFIANIAKKLETNFIIRSARNNVDYQYELILAAGNNSINNNLETILILPDYQDIEYSSTLIRHKSKLGK; via the coding sequence ATGAAGAGTGCAATATATCCTGGTTCATTTGACCCTTTGCATAAAGGTCACATAGCTATAATTGAAAAAGCTTTAAAATTATTCGATAAAATATATGTAATTGTTTCAGTGAATCCTGATAAGGATAACATTGATAATATCCATTATAGATTTCTTAATGTAAAAAATGAATTAAAAAATTTTAGTAATGTTGAAGTTATTTTAAACAAAGATGATTTTATTGCTAATATTGCAAAAAAACTAGAAACTAATTTTATTATACGATCAGCGAGAAATAATGTTGATTATCAATATGAATTAATTTTAGCAGCAGGAAATAATTCAATTAATAATAATTTAGAAACAATATTAATATTACCGGATTATCAAGATATTGAATATTCATCAACATTGATTAGACATAAAAGTAAATTAGGGAAATAA